AATACATACTCACTGTAGGGGTTGAGCTCCAAGGCGCGATCGTAGTCCTTCATGGCCTCATAGGTCTGACCAAGCAATTGATAGAGCCGTGCTCTTTTCATATAGGCTTCGGCAAAGCTGTAGTCCATATTGATGGCACTCGTGTATGCCAAGAGCGCTTCTTGTGTGCGCCCCGTTCGTAACATATTGTCCGCCTCTTGGATGATCTGGATGGCGGTGAGCCGTGGGGACTGAGTCTGAGTGATGAATTGCCCCGTCATGGAGGAGGCTATGAAGAGACAGATAGAGAGGAGAATGTTTTTCATAGGCATGCTCATGGTGATTCAATGAAATTCGTACTCAATATACCTAGT
Above is a window of Flavobacteriales bacterium DNA encoding:
- a CDS encoding tetratricopeptide repeat protein — translated: MKNILLSICLFIASSMTGQFITQTQSPRLTAIQIIQEADNMLRTGRTQEALLAYTSAINMDYSFAEAYMKRARLYQLLGQTYEAMKDYDRALELNPYSEYV